A region from the Drosophila mauritiana strain mau12 chromosome 2L, ASM438214v1, whole genome shotgun sequence genome encodes:
- the LOC117135128 gene encoding myosin heavy chain, muscle isoform X30, protein MPKPVANQEDEDPTPYLFVSLEQRRIDQSKPYDSKKSCWIPDEKEGYLLGEIKATKGDIVSVGLQGGETRDLKKDLLQQVNPPKYEKAEDMSNLTYLNDASVLHNLRQRYYNKLIYTYSGLFCVAINPYKRYPVYTNRCAKMYRGKRRNEVPPHIFAISDGAYVDMLTNHVNQSMLITGESGAGKTENTKKVIAYFATVGASKKTDEAAKSKGSLEDQVVQTNPVLEAFGNAKTVRNDNSSRFGKFIRIHFGPTGKLAGADIETYLLEKARVISQQSLERSYHIFYQIMSGSVAGVKEYCLLSNNIYDYRIVSQGKTTIPSVNDGEEWVAVDQAFDILGFTKQEKEDVYRITAAVMHMGGMKFKQRGREEQAEQDGEEEGGRVSKLFGCDTAELYKNLLKPRIKVGNEFVTQGRNVQQVTNSIGALCKGVFDRLFKWLVKKCNETLDTQQKRQHFIGVLDIAGFEIFEYNGFEQLCINFTNEKLQQFFNHHMFVLEQEEYKREGIDWAFIDFGMDLLACIDLIEKPMGILSILEEESMFPKATDQTFSEKLTNTHLGKSAPFQKPKPPKPGQQAAHFAIAHYAGCVSYNITGWLEKNKDPLNDTVVDQFKKSQNKLLIEIFADHAGQSGGGEQAKGGRGKKGGGFATVSSAYKEQLNSLMTTLRSTQPHFVRCIIPNEMKQPGVVDAHLVMHQLTCNGVLEGIRICRKGFPNRMMYPDFKMRYQILNPAGIVGVDDPKKCGSIILESTALDPDMYRIGHTKVFFRAGVLGQMEEFRDERLGKIMSWMQAWARGYLSRKGFKKLQEQRVALKVVQRNLRKYLQLRTWPWYKLWQKVKPLLNVSRIEDEIARLEEKAKKAEELHAAEVKVRKELEALNAKLLAEKTALLDSLSGEKGALQDYQERNAKLTAQKNDLENQLRDIQERLTQEEDARNQLFQQKKKADQEISGLKKDIEDLELNVQKAEQDKATKDHQIRNLNDEIAHQDELINKLNKEKKMQGETNQKTGEELQAAEDKINHLNKVKAKLEQTLDELEDSLEREKKVRGDVEKSKRKVEGDLKLTQEAVADLERNKKELEQTIQRKDKELSSITAKLEDEQVVVLKHQRQIKELQARIEELEEEVEAERQARAKAEKQRADLARELEELGERLEEAGGATSAQIELNKKREAELSKLRRDLEEANIQHESTLANLRKKHNDAVAEMAEQVDQLNKLKAKAEKEKNEYYGQLNDLRAGVDHITNEKAAQEKIAKQLQHTLNEVQSKLDETNRTLNDFDASKKKLSIENSDLLRQLEEAESQVSQLSKIKISLTTQLEDTKRLADEESRERATLLGKFRNLEHDLDNLREQVEEEAEGKADLQRQLSKANAEAQVWRSKYESDGVARSEELEEAKRKLQARLAEAEETIESLNQKCIGLEKTKQRLSTEVEDLQLEVDRANAIANAAEKKQKAFDKIIGEWKLKVDDLAAELDASQKECRNYSTELFRLKGAYEEGQEQLEAVRRENKNLADEVKDLLDQIGEGGRNIHEIEKARKRLEAEKDELQAALEEAEAALEQEENKVLRAQLELSQVRQEIDRRIQEKEEEFENTRKNHQRALDSMQASLEAEAKGKAEALRMKKKLEADINELEIALDHANKANAEAQKNIKRYQQQLKDIQTALEEEQRARDDAREQLGISERRANALQNELEESRTLLEQADRGRRQAEQELADAHEQLNEVSAQNASISAAKRKLESELQTLHSDLDELLNEAKNSEEKAKKAMVDAARLADELRAEQDHAQTQEKLRKALEQQIKELQVRLDEAEANALKGGKKAIQKLEQRVRELENELDGEQRRHADAQKNLRKSERRVKELSFQSEEDRKNHERMQDLVDKLQQKIKTYKRQIEEAEEIAALNLAKFRKAQQELEEAEERADLAEQAISKFRAKGRAGSVGRGASPAPRATSVRPQFDGLAFPPRFDLAPENEF, encoded by the exons ATGCCGAAGCCAGTCGCAAATCAGGAGGATGAGGATCCCACCCCATACCTGTTCGTGTCTTTGGAGCAAAGGCGTATCGATCAATCGAAACCCTATGACTCGAAGAAGTCTTGCTGGATCCCCGATGAGAAGGAGGGTTATCTCCTTGGTGAGATCAAGGCCACCAAGGGCGATATCGTCTCCGTTGGTCTGCAGGGTGGAGAG ACACGAGACTTAAAGAAAGATCTGCTCCAGCAAGTGAACCCCCCGAAATACGAAAAAGCCGAGGATATGTCCAACTTGACATACCTTAACGATGCCTCTGTGCTCCATAACTTGAGACAGAGATACTACAACAAGCTGATCTAC ACCTACTCCGGTCTTTTCTGCGTTGCCATCAATCCTTACAAGCGCTACCCCGTGTATACCAACCGTTGCGCTAAGATGTACCGTGGCAAGCGCCGTAATGAGGTGCCACCCCATATTTTCGCCATCTCTGACGGTGCCTACGTCGACATGTTGACCAACCACGTGAATCAATCTATGTTGATCACCGGTGAGTCTGGTGCCGGAAAGACTGAGAACACCAAGAAGGTCATTGCGTACTTCGCCACTGTTGGTGCCTCCAAGAAGACCGATGAGGCCGCCAAGAGCAAGGGCTCCCTGGAAGATCAGGTTGTGCAGACCAACCCTGTGCTTGAGGCCTTCGGTAACGCCAAGACCGTGCGTAACGATAACTCCTCTCGTTTC GGTAAATTCATCCGTATCCACTTCGGACCCACTGGTAAACTGGCTGGTGCTGATATTGAGACCT ATCTGCTGGAGAAGGCCCGTGTCATCTCCCAGCAGTCCCTGGAGCGTTCTTACCACATCTTCTACCAGATCATGTCTGGCTCCGTTGCCGGTGTTAAAG AATACTGTCTGCTCTCGAACAACATATACGACTATCGCATTGTCTCGCAAGGCAAAACGACCATACCCAGCGTCAACGATGGCGAGGAATGGGTCGCCGTGGAT CAAGCCTTCGACATCTTGGGCTTCACCAAGCAGGAGAAGGAGGATGTGTACAGGATCACCGCCGCTGTCATGCACATGGGTGGCATGAAGTTCAAGCAACGTGGTCGCGAGGAGCAGGCTGAGCAGGACGGCGAGGAGGAGGGTGGCCGTGTGTCGAAGCTGTTCGGTTGCGATACCGCCGAGCTGTACAAGAACTTGCTGAAGCCCCGCATCAAGGTCGGCAACGAGTTCGTCACCCAGGGCCGTAACGTCCAGCAGGTCACCAACTCGATCGGTGCCCTCTGCAAGGGTGTGTTCGATCGTCTGTTCAAGTGGCTGGTGAAGAAGTGTAACGAGACTCTGGACACCCAGCAGAAGCGTCAGCACTTCATTGGTGTACTGGATATTGCTGGTTTTGAGATCTTCGAG TACAACGGTTTCGAGCAACTGTGTATTAACTTCACCAACGAGAAGTTGCAACAATTCTTCAACCATCACATGTTCGTTTTGGAGCAAGAAGAATACAAGAGGGAAGGCATTGACTGGGCCTTCATCGATTTCGGTATGGACTTGTTGGCCTGTATCGATCTGATTGAAAAG CCCATGGGTATCTTGTCCATCCTGGAGGAAGAGTCTATGTTCCCCAAGGCCACCGATCAGACCTTCTCGGAGAAGCTGACCAACACCCATTTGGGCAAGTCGGCTCCATTCCAGAAGCCCAAGCCTCCAAAGCCCGGTCAGCAGGCTGCCCACTTCGCCATTGCCCATTATGCTGGTTGCGTGTCCTACAACATCACCGGTTGGTTGGAGAAGAACAAGGATCCTCTGAACGACACCGTTGTCGACCAGTTCAAGAAGTCGCAGAACAAGCTGCTGATCGAAATCTTCGCCGATCACGCCGGCCAGTCGGGTGGCGGTGAACAGGCCAAGGGAGGTCGTGGCAAGAAGGGCGGTGGCTTCGCTACCGTCTCGTCGGCCTACAAGGAGCAGTTGAACAGCTTGATGACCACTCTGCGTTCGACCCAGCCTCACTTCGTCCGTTGCATCATTCCCAACGAAATGAAGCAGCCTGGCGTGGTTGATGCCCACTTGGTCATGCACCAGCTGACCTGTAACGGTGTGCTTGAAGGTATCCGTATTTGCCGTAAGGGTTTCCCCAACAGGATGATGTACCCCGACTTCAAGATGCG CTATCAAATCCTGAACCCAGCTGGCATTGTTGGCGTCGATGATCCCAAAAAGTGTGGATCCATCATTTTGGAATCCACCGCATTGGATCCCGATATGTATCGCATTGGACACACCAAG GTGTTCTTCCGCGCCGGTGTCCTGGGTCAGATGGAGGAGTTCCGTGATGAGCGTCTGGGCAAGATCATGTCCTGGATGCAGGCCTGGGCCCGTGGTTACCTGTCCCGTAAGGGCTTCAAGAAGCTCCAGGAACAGCGCGTCGCCCTCAAGGTTGTCCAGCGCAATCTGCGCAAGTACCTGCAGCTCCGTACCTGGCCCTGGTACAAACTGTGGCAGAAGGTCAAGCCCCTCCTCAACGTCAGCCGCATCGAGGATGAGATTGCC CGTCTGGAGGAGAAGGCCAAGAAGGCTGAGGAACTGCATGCCGCTGAAGTGAAAGTGCGCAAGGAGCTGGAGGCCCTCAACGCCAAGCTGTTGGCTGAAAAGACCGCTCTGCTGGACTCCCTGTCCGGCGAGAAGGGTGCCCTGCAGGACTACCAGGAGCGCAACGCCAAGTTGACCGCCCAGAAGAACGACCTCGAGAACCAGCTGCGC GATATCCAAGAGCGCCTGACTCAGGAGGAGGATGCCCGCAACCAGCTGTTCCAGCAGAAGAAGAAGGCCGACCAGGAGATCTCTGGCCTGAAGAAGGACATCGAGGATCTGGAATTGAACGTCCAGAAGGCCGAGCAGGACAAGGCCACCAAGGATCACCAGATCCGCAACTTGAACGACGAGATCGCCCACCAGGATGAGCTCATCAACAAGTTGAACAAGGAGAAGAAGATGCAGGGCGAGACCAACCAGAAGACCGGTGAGGAGCTCCAGGCTGCCGAGGACAAGATCAACCACTTGAACAAGGTTAAGGCCAAGCTCGAGCAGACCCTCGATGAACTGGAGGATTCGCTGGAGCGCGAGAAGAAGGTGCGCGGCGATGTTGAGAAGTCCAAGCGCAAGGTTGAGGGCGACCTCAAGCTCACCCAGGAGGCTGTTGCCGATCTGGAGCGCAACAAGAAGGAGCTCGAGCAGACCATCCAGCGCAAGGACAAGGAGCTGTCCTCCATCACCGCCAAGCTCGAGGACGAGCAGGTCGTTGTTCTGAAGCACCAGCGCCAGATCAAGGAACTGCAGGCCCGCATCGAGGAGCTCGAGGAAGAGGTCGAGGCTGAGCGCCAGGCCCGCGCCAAGGCTGAGAAGCAGCGCGCCGATCTGGCCCGCGAACTCGAGGAATTGGGCGAGCGTCTGGAGGAGGCTGGCGGTGCCACCTCTGCCCAGATTGAGCTCAACAAGAAGCGTGAGGCTGAGTTGAGCAAACTGCGTCGCGATCTTGAGGAGGCCAACATCCAGCACGAGTCCACCCTGGCTAACCTGCGCAAGAAGCACAACGATGCCGTCGCCGAGATGGCCGAGCAGGTTGACCAGCTCAACAAGCTGAAGGCTAA GGCTGAGAAGGAGAAGAACGAGTACTACGGCCAGTTGAACGATCTGCGCGCCGGTGTCGACCACATTACCAACGAGAAG GCTGCCCAGGAGAAGATCGCCAAGCAGCTGCAGCACACCCTCAACGAGGTGCAGTCGAAACTGGATGAGACCAACAGGACTCTGAACGACTTCGATGCCAGCAAGAAGAAGCTGTCCATTGAGAACTCCGATCTGCTCCGCCAGCTGGAGGAGGCCGAGTCCCAGGTGTCTCAGCTGTCCAAGATCAAGATCTCTCTGACCACCCAGTTGGAGGACACCAAGCGTCTGGCCGACGAGGAGTCGCGCGAGCGTGCCACCCTTTTGGGCAAGTTCCGCAACTTGGAGCACGACCTGGACAATCTGCGCGAGCAGGTTGAGGAGGAGGCTGAGGGCAAGGCCGATCTGCAGCGCCAGCTGAGCAAGGCCAACGCTGAGGCCCAGGTGTGGCGCAGCAAGTACGAGTCCGATGGCGTTGCCCGCTctgaggagctggaggaggcCAAGAGGAAGCTGCAGGCCCGTTTGGCCGAGGCCGAGGAGACCATCGAGTCCCTCAACCAGAAGTGCATTGGCCTGGAGAAGACCAAGCAGCGTCTTTCCACCGAGGTGGAGGATCTGCAGCTGGAGGTCGACCGTGCCAACGCCATTGCCAACGCTGCCGAGAAGAAGCAGAAGGCCTTCGACAAGATCATCGGCGAGTGGAAACTCAAGGTCGACGATCtggctgctgagctggatgCCTCCCAGAAGGAGTGCCGCAACTACTCCACCGAGCTGTTCCGTCTTAAGGGCGCCTACGAGGAGGGCCAGGAGCAGTTGGAGGCTGTGCGTCGTGAGAACAAGAACCTGGCTGATGAGGTCAAGGATCTGCTCGACCAGATCGGTGAGGGTGGCCGCAACATCCATGAGATCGAGAAGGCCCGCAAGCGCCTGGAAGCCGAGAAGGACGAGCTCCAGGCTGCCCTCGAGGAGGCTGAGGCCGCTCTTGAGCAGGAGGAGAACAAGGTGCTCCGCGCTCAGCTTGAGCTGTCCCAGGTGCGCCAGGAGATCGACCGCCGCATccaggagaaggaggaggagttcGAGAACACCCGCAAGAACCACCAGCGTGCCCTCGACTCCATGCAGGCTTCCCTCGAAGCCGAGGCCAAGGGCAAGGCTGAGGCCCTGCGCATGAAGAAGAAGCTGGAGGCTGACATCAACGAGCTTGAGATTGCTCTGGATCACGCCAACAAG GCTAACGCCGAGGCCCAGAAGAACATCAAGCGTtaccagcagcagctgaaGGACATCCAGACTGCCCTCGAGGAGGAGCAGCGCGCCCGCGACGATGCCCGCGAACAGCTGGGTATCTCCGAGCGTCGTGCCAACGCCCTCCAGAACGAACTGGAAGAGTCTCGCACTCTGCTGGAGCAGGCCGACCGTGGCCGTCGCCAGGCCGAGCAGGAGCTGGCCGATGCCCACGAGCAGCTGAACGAAGTGTCCGCCCAGAACGCCTCCATCTCCGCTGCCAAGAGGAAGCTGGAGTCCGAGCTGCAGACCCTGCACTCCGACCTGGACGAACTCCTGAACGAAGCCAAGAACTCCGAGGAGAAGGCCAAGAAGGCTATGGTCGATGCCGCCCGCCTGGCCGATGAGCTGCGCGCTGAGCAGGATCATGCCCAGACCCAGGAGAAATTGAGGAAGGCCCTCGAGCAGCAGATCAAGGAGCTGCAGGTCCGTCTGGACGAGGCTGAGGCCAACGCCCTCAAGGGAGGCAAGAAGGCCATTCAGAAGCTTGAGCAGCGCGTCCGCGAGCTCGAGAACGAGCTGGATGGTGAGCAGAGGAGGCACGCCGATGCCCAGAAGAACCTGCGCAAGTCTGAGCGTCGCGTCAAGGAGCTGAGCTTCCAGTCCGAGGAGGACCGCAAGAACCACGAGCGCATGCAGGATCTGGTCGACAAGCTGCAACAGAAGATCAAGACATACAAGAGGCAGATCGAGGAGGCCGAGGAAATCGCCGCCCTCAACTTGGCCAAATTCCGCAAGGCTCAGCAGGAGCTTGAGGAGGCCGAGGAGCGTGCCGATCTGGCCGAGCAGGCCATCAGCAAATTCCGCGCCAAGGGACGTGCCGGTTCTGTCGGTCGTGGTGCCAGCCCAGCG CCCCGTGCGACGTCCGTTAGGCCACAATTCGACGGATTGGCCTTCCCACCAAGATTCGACCTTGCTCCTGAAAACGAATTCTAA